A stretch of Rhea pennata isolate bPtePen1 chromosome 18, bPtePen1.pri, whole genome shotgun sequence DNA encodes these proteins:
- the GTF3C4 gene encoding general transcription factor 3C polypeptide 4 — protein sequence MVIHRTAVPAPAAACLLKVGPKKEVAECKEKFANSMDPTVSQAFMLDRVFNPEGKSLPPMRGFKYSSWSPLGCDANGRCLLAALTMDNRLTIHANLNRLQWVHLVDLTDVYGERLYEASYRLSKVETTKGELSDFSEFQRRHSMQTPVRMEWSGICTTQQVKHNNECRDVGSVLLAVLFENGNIAVWQFQLPFLGKESITSCNTIESGINSPSVLSWWEYEHNNRKMSGLIVGSAFGPVKILPVNLKAVKGYFTLRQPVVLWQEMDQLPVQSIKCIPLYHPYQKCSCSLVVAARGPYVFWCLLLISKAGLNVHNSHVTGLHSLPIVSMTADKQNGTVYTCSSDGKVRQLIPIFTDVALKFEHQLIKLSEVFGSVRTHGIAVSPCGAYLAVITTEGMTNGLHPVNKNYQVQFVTLKTFEEAAAQLLESSVQNLFRQVDLTDLVRWKILKDKHIPQFLQEALDKKIENCGSTYFWRFKLFLLRILYQSMQKAPSEVMWRPSHEDAKILISDSPGMGSTEDDQEEGTSKQASKQSLCDTGKGMDVDDTADDSLPQSSEIGGREPMEEKLLEIQAQIEAVEMHLTREHMKRVLGEVYLHTWITENTSIPTRGVCDFLMSDEGYDDRTARVLIGHILKKMNKQTFPEHCSLCKEILPFTDRKQAVCSNGHIWLRCFLTYQSCQSLVYRRCLLHDSIARHPTPEDPEWIKRLLQGPCTFCDSPVF from the exons ATGGTCATCCACCGCACGGCCgtgcccgcgcccgccgccgcctgcctcCTCAAG gttGGTCCAAAAAAGGAGGTAGCAGAGTGTAAGGAAAAGTTTGCAAATTCTATGGATCCAACAGTTAGTCAAGCTTTTATGTTAGACAGAGTATTCAATCCTGAAGGAAAGTCACTGCCACCTATGCGAGGATTCAAATATTCCAGCTGGTCACCACTGGGCTGTGATGCTAATGGAAGATGTCTGCTTGCAGCTTTAACCATGGACAATCGATTAACCATCCATGCAAACCTCAACAGACTGCAGTGGGTGCACTTGGTCGACCTGACAGATGTTTATGGGGAGCGTTTGTATGAAGCCAGTTACAGACTTTCTAAGGTTGAGACTACCAAGGGAGAACTAAGCgacttttctgaatttcagcGACGGCACAGTATGCAGACACCGGTGCGCATGGAGTGGTCTGGTATCTGCACCACTCAGCAGGTTAAACACAACAATGAATGCCGGGATGTTGGCAGTGTGCTCTTAGCGGTACTCTTTGAAAACGGTAACATTGCAGTTTGGCAGTTTCAGCTTCCGTTTCTGGGTAAGGAATCAATTACTTCTTGCAATACCATTGAGTCTGGAATAAATTCTCCAAGTGTCTTGTCTTGGTGGGAATATGAACATAACAACCGAAAAATGAGTGGACTCATTGTAGGGAGTGCTTTTGGACCAGTTAAAATCCTTCCTGTCAATCTGAAGGCAGTTAAAGGCTACTTTACGCTGAGACAGCCTGTAGTCTTGTGGCAAGAAATGGACCAGTTGCCAGTGCAGAGTATCAAATGTATTCCTCTTTACCATCCTTACCAGAAATGTAGTTGTAGCTTAGTGGTGGCTGCAAGAGGACCTTACGTGTTTTGGTGTCTTCTGTTGATATCCAAAGCAGGTTTGAATGTCCATAATTCCCATGTTACAGGGCTTCATTCTTTGCCAATTGTATCTATGACTGCAGACAAACAGAATGGCACAGTGTATACATGCTCCAGTGATGGAAAGGTAAGGCAGCTGATTCCTATATTTACAGATGTTGCTTTAAAGTTTGAGCACCAGCTGATTAAGCTCTCAGAAGTGTTTGGCTCTGTGAGGACTCATGGAATAGCTGTTAGCCCATGTGGTGCCTACTTAGCAGTTATTACAACAGAGGGCATGACTAACGGTCTTCACCCTGTTAACAAAAACTACCAAGTCCAGTTTGTAACCCTTAAAACTTTTGAGGAGGCAGCTGCTCAGCTCTTGGAATCATCTGTTCAGAATCTTTTCCGGCAAGTGGACCTGACAGATCTTGTACGCTGGAAAATTTTGAAGGATAAGCACATTCCTCAATTCTTGCAGGAAGCACTGGATAAAAAGATTGAGAACTGTGGTTCTACTTACTTCTGGCGGTTTAAACTATTTCTCCTAAGAATTTTATACCAGTCAATGCAGAAGGCTCCTTCAGAGGTCATGTGGAGACCTTCACATGAGGATGCAAAAATCTTGATATCAGATTCCCCTGGGATGGGCAGCACTGAAGATGATCAAGAAGAAGGAACTTCTAAACAAGCCAGTAAGCAGAGTCTGTGTGACACAGGCAAAGGTATGGATGTAGATGACACTGCAGATGATTCTCTGCCTCAGTCAAGTGAAATAGGAGGCCGTGAACCAATGGAAGAAAAGCTTCTTGAAATACAAGCACAAATTGAGGCAGTAGAAATGCATTTGACACGAGAACACATGAAACGAGTGTTGGGAGAAGTTTATCTGCACACATGGATTACAGAAAACACCAGTATTCCCACTAGAGGAGTCTGTGACTTCTTAATGTCTGATGAAGGATATGATGACAGAACAGCACGA GTGCTGATTGGGCatatcttaaagaaaatgaacaaacagaCTTTTCCAGAGCACTGCAGCTTGTGTAAAGAGATCCTGCCATTCACTGATCGCAAACAGGCAGTTTGCTCCAATGGACATATCTGGCTCAG GTGCTTTTTAACCTACCAATCCTGTCAGAGTTTGGTATACAGAAGGTGTTTGCTTCATGACAGCATTGCACGGCATCCAACCCCAGAAG atcctGAATGGATCAAGAGGTTATTGCAAGGACCATGtacattctgtgattctcctGTGTTCTAG